The Medicago truncatula cultivar Jemalong A17 chromosome 4, MtrunA17r5.0-ANR, whole genome shotgun sequence genome includes a region encoding these proteins:
- the LOC25494230 gene encoding pathogen-associated molecular patterns-induced protein A70, whose translation MTDTIAASNNFIATFMWFTPSPLFIFVNLVIGTIALVSRFAAVTAPKTHQTHNLSHCNHHHNEQTFVTQPEPESTQPQLAPSLKPSLLQRVLSFNLNKHEPAQTEPKTPPIELVKSDPIHDCDSDDEENSKPMMKKSASEKECSMARSESTTSKEEDEADDAKADDFINMFKKQLRLQRLNSFIRSKNSI comes from the coding sequence ATGACTGACACCATAGCAGCAAGTAATAATTTCATAGCTACATTCATGTGGTTCACACCCTCTCCTCTTTTCATCTTTGTTAACCTTGTCATTGGTACCATTGCTCTCGTTTCTCGCTTCGCTGCAGTAACTGCACCCAAAACCCATCAAACACACAATCTCAGTCACTGCAACCACCACCATAACGAGCAAACATTTGTTACACAACCTGAGCCAGAGTCTACTCAGCCCCAACTTGCTCCAAGTCTAAAACCTTCACTGTTACAGCGAGTCTTGTCTTTCAATCTCAACAAACACGAACCAGCACAAACAGAACCCAAAACCCCACCTATAGAACTGGTCAAGTCGGATCCGATCCACGATTGTGATTCTGATGATGAGGAGAATAGCAAACCGATGATGAAGAAATCAGCGAGCGAGAAAGAGTGTTCAATGGCGAGAAGTGAATCAACGACGagtaaagaagaagatgaagcgGATGATGCAAAAGCTGATGATTTTATAAACATGTTTAAGAAGCAATTGAGGTTGCAGAGGCTTAATTCTTTTATCCGTTCCAAAAACAGCATTTGA